A window of the Glaciimonas sp. CA11.2 genome harbors these coding sequences:
- a CDS encoding GspE/PulE family protein, translated as MNKAPPKILDLQQIFTWLLADGTVIKEEVKDFFTQAQGIFRNASIAIHPLSAVAQCKRLTAQIPQRAMTLEWLTEWLAQKVALPFYRIDPLKIDFAKVADVMSATYATRFNILPVELTATELVIATAEPFRIDWEPEIAKISRRNIKLVIANPIDITQYITQFFTLAKSIKSAHKSGGQELALRNNFEQLVELGKANKQVDANDRHIINIVDWLWQYAFEQRASDIHMEPKRDFSAIRFRIDGVLHQVYQVPAVVMIAMTARIKLLGRMDVIEKRRPQDGRIKTRTAGGQEVELRLSTLPTAFGEKLVMRIFDPEVVVKTLPELGFPKDDALRWDALTKRPHGIILVTGPTGSGKTTTLYTTLKALATSEVNVCTVEDPIEMVEPAFNQMQINQGIDLTFADGVRALMRQDPDIIMVGEIRDLATAEMAIQAALTGHLVLSTLHTNDAPSAVMRLLELGVPFYLLESTIIGIMAQRLVRTLCPHCKSDGGEVTDEVWQNLVKNNAIPKPANVYQPVGCPECRQTGYRGRTGLYELLTVTPSFSKMIQAETDIQALKQQSISDGMKPLRVAGALKIIEGVTTVEEVLKVTSALT; from the coding sequence ATGAATAAAGCTCCGCCAAAAATACTCGATCTACAGCAAATTTTCACTTGGTTGCTGGCGGATGGCACGGTTATAAAAGAAGAAGTTAAAGACTTTTTTACCCAGGCGCAGGGTATTTTCCGCAACGCCAGTATTGCTATTCATCCATTGTCCGCAGTGGCCCAATGCAAGCGCCTGACCGCGCAAATCCCTCAGCGGGCAATGACATTGGAGTGGTTGACGGAATGGTTGGCGCAAAAAGTCGCCCTGCCCTTTTACCGTATTGATCCACTCAAAATTGACTTTGCCAAAGTGGCGGATGTGATGTCGGCGACTTACGCTACCCGGTTCAATATTTTGCCGGTCGAGTTAACGGCGACAGAACTCGTGATCGCAACTGCAGAACCATTTCGTATCGATTGGGAACCGGAAATTGCTAAAATTTCGCGGCGGAATATTAAGCTGGTCATTGCTAATCCAATCGATATAACGCAATACATCACACAATTTTTTACCCTCGCAAAATCGATTAAAAGTGCGCATAAATCGGGTGGACAGGAATTAGCATTAAGAAATAACTTTGAACAATTGGTGGAGCTAGGCAAAGCCAATAAGCAGGTAGACGCCAATGACCGTCATATCATCAATATCGTCGACTGGTTATGGCAATACGCATTTGAACAGCGCGCGTCAGATATTCACATGGAGCCCAAGCGCGACTTCAGTGCTATACGGTTTCGCATCGACGGCGTGCTACATCAGGTATATCAAGTTCCAGCTGTCGTAATGATCGCGATGACAGCGCGAATCAAATTACTTGGTCGGATGGATGTCATTGAGAAACGGCGCCCACAAGATGGACGGATAAAAACTCGCACCGCCGGTGGTCAGGAAGTCGAATTACGTCTTTCAACGCTGCCAACCGCTTTCGGTGAAAAGCTGGTGATGCGGATTTTTGATCCAGAGGTAGTCGTAAAAACGCTACCCGAATTGGGCTTCCCAAAAGATGACGCCTTACGTTGGGATGCACTGACCAAGCGTCCACACGGCATTATTCTCGTCACCGGGCCAACTGGGTCAGGTAAAACGACGACCTTATACACCACCCTAAAAGCGCTAGCGACGTCAGAAGTAAATGTCTGCACGGTCGAAGACCCGATCGAAATGGTCGAACCTGCATTCAATCAGATGCAGATCAACCAAGGCATCGATCTGACATTTGCGGATGGTGTCCGAGCGCTGATGCGACAAGATCCAGACATCATCATGGTCGGTGAAATACGCGACTTAGCCACCGCAGAAATGGCCATTCAGGCTGCACTAACAGGCCATCTGGTGCTTTCTACGCTCCATACTAACGACGCGCCATCTGCGGTTATGCGATTACTGGAACTTGGCGTACCTTTTTATCTACTGGAAAGTACGATCATTGGCATCATGGCCCAGAGACTTGTGCGCACTTTATGCCCACATTGCAAAAGCGACGGCGGTGAAGTCACGGATGAAGTGTGGCAAAATTTGGTGAAAAATAATGCGATTCCAAAACCCGCAAACGTCTATCAACCAGTTGGATGCCCCGAGTGCCGTCAAACCGGCTATCGTGGACGAACAGGTTTGTATGAACTTCTAACAGTTACACCATCGTTTTCAAAAATGATTCAGGCTGAAACTGACATTCAGGCACTAAAGCAACAAAGTATTTCCGATGGCATGAAGCCTTTACGCGTTGCCGGTGCCCTTAAGATTATAGAGGGCGTCACCACGGTCGAGGAAGTTTTAAAAGTGACTTCAGCACTTACTTAA
- a CDS encoding spermidine synthase, protein MLIKRKSIEAEANLKAGPSKRLQKTDTKDAKAEPKAPRKPKFAPVTLSEQDGVRFLHFGTEWVQGAMRLRKPDWLELEYAQQMMAWMLFNDQPQHIVQLGLGTAALTKFSYRQFPAARVTAIELNPSVLTICTTMFKLPPDDDRLTVIEMDAMDFVMNEANRDTIDALQVDLYDATAKGPVLDTPEFYSACAACLTDNGVMTVNLFGDHPSYAKNLKAMMFAFDDVWCLPEVHDGNVIAIAFKTAWKPDFTTLYERAAEITAETKLPAKTWVNGIKVWHTDH, encoded by the coding sequence ATGCTGATCAAACGCAAATCCATCGAAGCCGAAGCCAATCTTAAAGCCGGCCCAAGTAAACGCCTCCAAAAAACTGATACAAAGGATGCGAAGGCAGAGCCTAAAGCCCCGCGCAAACCTAAATTCGCTCCCGTCACATTGTCAGAACAAGACGGCGTCCGTTTTTTACATTTCGGTACCGAATGGGTGCAAGGCGCAATGCGGCTAAGGAAACCAGACTGGCTGGAGTTGGAATACGCACAACAAATGATGGCGTGGATGCTATTTAATGATCAGCCGCAGCATATTGTGCAACTTGGCCTGGGTACAGCCGCCCTGACCAAATTCAGCTATCGTCAATTTCCAGCCGCACGCGTCACCGCGATTGAACTGAATCCTTCCGTGCTCACAATATGCACAACCATGTTCAAGTTGCCGCCGGATGATGACCGCTTGACCGTCATCGAAATGGATGCAATGGATTTTGTCATGAACGAGGCGAATCGGGACACCATCGATGCGCTACAAGTCGATTTATACGACGCCACTGCAAAAGGCCCGGTGCTCGACACCCCCGAGTTCTATAGCGCCTGCGCCGCCTGCCTCACGGACAATGGCGTAATGACGGTTAATCTATTTGGCGACCACCCAAGTTACGCCAAGAATCTGAAAGCGATGATGTTCGCCTTCGATGATGTCTGGTGTTTACCTGAAGTCCATGACGGCAATGTGATAGCCATCGCGTTTAAAACCGCATGGAAGCCGGATTTCACAACACTTTATGAACGCGCTGCAGAGATAACAGCTGAGACCAAGTTGCCAGCAAAAACGTGGGTGAACGGCATAAAGGTATGGCATACCGACCATTGA
- a CDS encoding DNA-deoxyinosine glycosylase, translating to MPAPPTSIANLSGFTPVIDEGTQILILGSFPGVASLALQQYYGHPRNQFWPLLSAVLDDNLVDLPYLERLIRLRAHGIGLWDVLAGCERNGSLDSAIRNPLANQFDLLHRRCPQLARICFNGKTSGKFATQFSSAGFETLVLPSSSPANAQSTFEQKLALWRGIIA from the coding sequence ATGCCAGCACCACCAACATCAATTGCGAACTTGAGCGGCTTTACCCCCGTTATAGATGAAGGCACACAAATCTTGATACTGGGCAGCTTTCCAGGTGTCGCATCATTGGCACTCCAACAATATTACGGTCATCCACGCAACCAGTTCTGGCCCTTGCTTTCGGCAGTGCTCGACGATAATTTGGTTGACTTGCCTTATCTCGAGCGATTAATCCGTCTACGCGCACACGGCATCGGTTTATGGGACGTGCTTGCTGGTTGTGAGCGTAATGGCAGTCTGGATAGCGCTATTCGTAATCCACTCGCTAACCAATTTGATTTACTGCATCGGCGCTGCCCGCAATTAGCGCGAATTTGCTTTAATGGCAAAACATCTGGCAAATTCGCGACCCAATTCTCGTCAGCTGGATTCGAAACTCTGGTGCTACCATCCTCATCACCCGCTAACGCACAATCTACATTTGAGCAAAAACTGGCGCTGTGGCGCGGTATCATTGCGTAA
- a CDS encoding SDR family oxidoreductase, with protein MHQPVILITGASRGIGAATALLAAERGCAVCVNYVRNRDAAEAVVNAIVVGGGKAIAVAADVAVESDVVKLFETVDTKLGTLTALVNNAGILETQMRLEQMDAARLQRIFATNVVGSFICAREAVKRMSTSLGGNGGAIVNLSSVASRLGGAGEYIDYASSKGAIDTMTIGLAKELADQGIRVNAVRPGVIYTDIHASGGEAGRVDRVKDAIPMRRGGRADEVAQAIMWLLSDQASYSTGSFLDVAGGR; from the coding sequence ATGCATCAACCCGTTATTCTAATTACCGGTGCCAGTCGTGGCATTGGCGCGGCTACTGCACTGCTGGCGGCTGAGCGGGGTTGTGCGGTCTGCGTCAATTATGTGCGTAATCGGGATGCTGCCGAGGCCGTGGTCAATGCTATCGTCGTTGGTGGCGGAAAGGCTATCGCCGTGGCTGCTGATGTGGCCGTGGAGAGTGACGTTGTAAAGCTTTTTGAGACCGTCGATACAAAACTCGGAACATTAACTGCATTGGTCAACAACGCAGGCATTCTCGAAACACAAATGCGTCTGGAGCAAATGGATGCGGCACGTTTGCAGCGGATATTCGCGACGAATGTGGTCGGTAGCTTTATTTGTGCACGCGAGGCGGTGAAACGCATGTCTACCTCTTTGGGTGGCAACGGTGGCGCGATTGTGAATCTGTCATCGGTAGCATCGCGCCTTGGCGGCGCAGGAGAATATATTGATTACGCCTCATCCAAAGGCGCAATAGATACCATGACGATAGGATTAGCAAAAGAACTTGCTGATCAGGGTATTCGGGTGAATGCGGTCCGGCCTGGAGTGATTTATACAGATATTCACGCCAGCGGTGGCGAAGCGGGGCGCGTAGACAGGGTGAAAGATGCCATTCCGATGCGTCGTGGTGGTCGTGCCGATGAGGTGGCGCAAGCAATTATGTGGTTGTTGTCGGATCAGGCGTCGTACTCTACGGGATCGTTTTTAGATGTAGCCGGTGGCCGGTAA
- a CDS encoding DUF962 domain-containing protein: MQATPRKIDALLRAYAESHRNHTNEIIHCICVPAIVFALLGLLWALHPFVATIAAIAALIYYGSLSLSFAAGMVLMVALMLLILDSIPGNWVLPLSVAVFVAAWIGQFIGHHIEGKKPSFFDDLRFLLIGPLFVLSFLYNRWHLRY; this comes from the coding sequence ATGCAAGCAACCCCGAGAAAAATTGATGCCCTGTTAAGGGCCTATGCGGAAAGTCACCGCAACCATACTAACGAAATCATCCATTGTATTTGCGTCCCGGCGATTGTATTTGCGTTGCTGGGTTTACTCTGGGCACTACATCCATTTGTGGCGACAATAGCCGCAATAGCCGCGCTGATTTACTACGGATCATTGTCACTATCATTTGCTGCCGGAATGGTTTTGATGGTGGCATTGATGCTGTTAATTTTGGATAGTATTCCTGGTAATTGGGTGTTACCGTTGTCGGTTGCCGTTTTTGTTGCGGCGTGGATCGGTCAATTTATCGGTCATCACATCGAAGGTAAAAAGCCTTCATTCTTTGATGACTTGCGTTTTTTATTAATAGGCCCTTTATTCGTGCTGAGTTTTTTGTACAACCGGTGGCATTTACGTTATTGA
- a CDS encoding CidA/LrgA family protein, with protein sequence MLATFATLLIFQCLGEGITFALSLPIPGPVVGMLLLFVALVISPGLLERIEKTGTELLGHLSLLFVPAGVGIVVSAATVRGHWLAVIVSVIVSTILTLAVTATAIRLTMPAQRKARREPDAELQGESGALDKHKVPKESDHA encoded by the coding sequence ATGCTTGCGACGTTTGCTACCCTACTAATTTTTCAATGTTTGGGCGAGGGCATTACGTTTGCTTTAAGTTTGCCTATTCCCGGACCTGTTGTTGGCATGTTGCTGCTATTCGTGGCTCTAGTGATTTCTCCGGGCTTACTTGAGCGCATTGAGAAAACCGGCACTGAACTGCTCGGCCATTTATCGCTATTGTTCGTCCCTGCGGGTGTAGGAATTGTCGTCTCAGCAGCCACCGTCCGAGGCCATTGGCTCGCCGTGATTGTATCGGTCATCGTCAGCACCATACTTACTCTCGCTGTGACAGCTACCGCGATACGATTGACAATGCCCGCTCAGCGTAAAGCGCGGAGGGAGCCAGATGCCGAATTGCAGGGTGAATCAGGCGCTTTAGACAAGCATAAAGTACCCAAAGAGAGCGATCATGCATAG
- a CDS encoding LrgB family protein — translation MHSIPEFGSIWVYLAGSPLLGLTLTLCAYVIAFWVYGRFKFSPLANPVAIAIALIVLVLQTTGMSYRDYFSGAQFVHFLLGPATVALAIPLARQLPRLRRSFIPLVCGLFSGSITAIISAVAITVVMGGSYQLAISIGPKSATTPIAMGVSEKLGGLPALTAVLVICTGIFGAVIARFLFNWMRVDSHEVRGFALGVTSHGIGTARAFQVSPEMGAFAGLGMGMNGVLTAFLAPWLIPIVVNNLSSLISH, via the coding sequence ATGCATAGCATTCCTGAGTTTGGATCAATATGGGTCTATCTTGCGGGTTCACCTCTGCTTGGCTTGACGCTGACGTTGTGTGCGTATGTCATCGCATTTTGGGTGTACGGTCGCTTCAAATTTTCACCACTTGCTAATCCGGTCGCCATTGCGATTGCGCTGATCGTTTTGGTTTTACAGACTACGGGTATGTCTTACCGTGACTATTTTTCAGGCGCTCAGTTCGTTCACTTCCTACTCGGACCCGCGACGGTGGCATTGGCGATTCCCCTTGCGCGCCAGTTACCGCGATTACGTAGATCATTTATACCGCTCGTTTGCGGGTTATTTTCTGGATCGATAACAGCGATCATTTCTGCCGTCGCCATTACTGTTGTGATGGGTGGCTCCTATCAACTCGCTATCTCCATCGGCCCTAAATCGGCCACGACACCGATCGCCATGGGCGTGTCAGAGAAACTAGGCGGACTTCCTGCATTAACGGCGGTATTGGTTATTTGTACTGGCATTTTTGGTGCAGTTATAGCGCGATTTTTGTTTAACTGGATGCGTGTTGATTCACATGAAGTGCGCGGATTTGCGTTGGGTGTCACCTCGCACGGGATCGGCACGGCGCGTGCATTTCAGGTCAGTCCCGAAATGGGGGCGTTTGCCGGTTTGGGAATGGGGATGAATGGCGTACTGACGGCATTTTTGGCCCCTTGGTTGATTCCGATTGTAGTAAATAATTTGTCTTCGTTAATCTCACATTAG
- the htpG gene encoding molecular chaperone HtpG — MAVSEKQTLGFQAEVKQLLQLMIHSLYSNKEIFLRELVSNASDAADKLRFEAINDGALFENDPELKIKVTFDKVARTITVSDNGIGMTREDAISHLGTIAKSGTKEFFSKLSGDQQKDAALIGQFGVGFYSAFIIADKITVETRRAGTNTTEGVRWESEGAGEFSIEAIDKAGRGTDIILHLRAEEDEFLSAWKLKSIIQKYSDHISLPILMQKEEWDEEKKETVVQDTFETVNQASALWARSKSDITEEQYVEFYKHVSHAFEAPLIYTHNRVEGRSEYTQLLYVPARAPFDLWDRNKRGGLKLYVKRVFIMDDAEQLMPIYLRFVKGVIDSADLPLNVSREILQESRDVRVIREGSTKRVLSMLEELANNDEQSQKDKYATFWTEFGQVLKEGLGEDATNKERIAKLLRFASTDNDSDAQTVSFADYIGRMKEGQSKIYYATGETYTAAKNSPHLEIFRKKGVEVLLLTDRVDEWMLSFLQDFEGKELASVAKGGLDLGTLEDEAEKKQHEETETQFKDLVEKMKTSLANKAKDVRVTFRLTDSPACLVADTNELSGNLMRMLKAAGQEAPDSKPILEINPDHPLVQRLKYEEAKFDDWANILFDQAMLAEGGALTDPASFVKRLNDMLLGLASK, encoded by the coding sequence ATGGCCGTATCCGAAAAGCAAACCCTGGGCTTTCAGGCAGAAGTCAAACAGTTGCTGCAACTGATGATTCATTCTTTGTACTCGAACAAAGAAATCTTCTTGCGCGAATTGGTCTCAAATGCCTCCGATGCTGCCGATAAGTTACGTTTTGAAGCGATTAACGATGGCGCATTGTTTGAAAATGATCCCGAGCTGAAAATCAAGGTTACTTTCGATAAAGTCGCCCGCACCATCACCGTGTCAGACAATGGCATTGGCATGACGCGCGAAGACGCTATTTCCCATTTGGGTACGATTGCCAAATCAGGTACCAAAGAATTTTTCTCCAAACTATCTGGCGACCAGCAAAAAGACGCTGCCTTAATCGGACAGTTCGGCGTTGGCTTCTACTCTGCCTTTATCATTGCCGATAAAATTACCGTTGAAACCCGCCGCGCTGGCACCAACACCACGGAAGGCGTGCGCTGGGAGTCGGAAGGTGCTGGCGAGTTCAGCATCGAAGCTATCGACAAAGCGGGTCGTGGCACAGACATTATTTTGCATTTGCGCGCCGAGGAAGACGAGTTCTTGTCGGCCTGGAAATTGAAATCGATCATTCAAAAATACTCCGACCATATCTCGCTGCCGATTTTGATGCAGAAAGAAGAGTGGGACGAAGAAAAGAAAGAAACGGTCGTTCAAGACACTTTTGAAACCGTCAATCAGGCCAGCGCATTGTGGGCACGCAGCAAATCGGACATCACCGAAGAGCAATATGTCGAGTTCTATAAACACGTCTCGCACGCTTTCGAAGCACCTCTGATTTACACCCACAATCGCGTTGAAGGTCGCAGCGAATATACGCAGTTGCTGTATGTCCCGGCACGTGCGCCATTCGATTTGTGGGATCGCAATAAGCGTGGCGGTCTCAAGCTGTATGTCAAACGCGTCTTCATCATGGACGATGCCGAGCAACTGATGCCGATTTACCTGCGTTTCGTCAAAGGCGTGATCGATTCAGCAGATTTGCCTCTTAACGTTTCGCGTGAAATATTGCAAGAATCGCGTGATGTTCGCGTGATCCGAGAAGGTTCGACCAAGCGTGTACTAAGCATGCTGGAAGAATTGGCAAACAATGATGAGCAATCGCAAAAAGACAAATACGCAACATTCTGGACCGAGTTCGGTCAAGTCCTGAAAGAAGGACTGGGCGAGGACGCTACCAACAAGGAACGTATCGCTAAACTGTTGCGATTTGCCTCGACCGATAACGATAGCGATGCGCAAACCGTATCGTTTGCTGATTACATCGGCCGTATGAAAGAAGGCCAGAGCAAAATTTACTACGCGACCGGCGAAACCTATACAGCGGCTAAAAATAGCCCACATTTAGAGATTTTCCGCAAAAAAGGCGTCGAAGTCTTGCTGCTGACTGACCGCGTCGACGAATGGATGCTTTCGTTCTTACAAGATTTTGAAGGCAAGGAACTGGCTTCTGTGGCAAAAGGCGGACTTGATCTTGGCACGCTGGAAGACGAAGCCGAGAAAAAGCAACACGAAGAAACCGAAACGCAGTTTAAGGATCTGGTCGAGAAGATGAAGACGTCATTGGCCAACAAAGCCAAGGATGTACGCGTCACTTTCCGCCTGACCGATTCACCAGCGTGTCTGGTAGCCGATACCAATGAATTGTCCGGCAATCTGATGCGTATGCTGAAGGCCGCTGGTCAGGAAGCGCCTGACTCGAAGCCTATTCTGGAAATTAATCCAGATCATCCGCTGGTGCAACGTTTGAAATACGAAGAAGCGAAATTTGACGATTGGGCAAATATTCTCTTCGATCAGGCAATGCTGGCCGAAGGCGGCGCGCTGACCGATCCTGCGTCTTTCGTCAAACGTCTTAATGATATGTTGCTCGGCTTGGCCTCAAAATAA
- a CDS encoding PLP-dependent aminotransferase family protein codes for MTNTLSNRKLTPPRLVSTQQLLSRDADTSLVEQIVRVIETRISDKLLRTGARMPSIRQYADLNSVSRFTVVEAYDRLVAKGFLESRRGSGFYVRERSPLINAHQIPQSNQEQTPSIDIVWLVRNMFRQMPTQKKPGMGMCPAEWLDGELIANALRAISRQSVSQLLGYGDPQGFFPLRQQLQLKLAELEIAVTPEQIVTTTGVTLALDLVARHFTKPGDVIFVDDPSWFLMFGSFAALGTKVIGIPRLADGPDIVKLAELAAIHKPKLYVLVSVLHNPTSTSMSAAKAFQTLKIAEEHNFTIVEDDIYCDIHPGSAVQPATRLATLDQLNRVIYLGGFSKTLSANLRVGFIATSHEIAQHLTDRKMLTTLTTAEIGERVVYKILSEGHYRKHADRLRTKLDIARDSTTRQLERLGMTVDTMTPAGMFMWVDTGYDTNVLAEKAAAQGFMLAPGALFSPNQLPSTRMRINVAAMSDPGIWRFLEKECCR; via the coding sequence ATGACCAATACACTTAGCAACCGCAAACTTACCCCTCCGCGCTTGGTTAGCACCCAGCAACTTCTTTCGCGCGATGCGGACACGTCGCTTGTCGAGCAAATCGTCCGTGTGATCGAAACACGGATAAGTGACAAACTGCTTCGTACCGGTGCGCGCATGCCTTCTATCCGGCAGTATGCGGATCTAAATAGTGTGTCTCGCTTCACAGTTGTGGAGGCTTACGACAGACTGGTAGCAAAGGGATTTCTCGAGTCGCGGCGCGGTTCCGGCTTTTATGTCCGGGAACGTTCACCGTTGATTAACGCCCATCAGATACCCCAATCAAACCAAGAACAAACGCCCTCAATTGACATAGTCTGGCTCGTAAGAAACATGTTTCGGCAGATGCCGACACAAAAAAAGCCAGGAATGGGTATGTGTCCAGCCGAATGGCTTGATGGTGAACTCATTGCCAATGCCTTGCGTGCGATTAGTCGCCAAAGCGTTAGCCAATTGTTAGGTTATGGTGATCCACAAGGTTTTTTCCCATTGCGGCAACAGCTGCAACTTAAACTGGCAGAGCTTGAAATTGCGGTCACGCCCGAGCAAATCGTCACGACTACCGGTGTCACGCTGGCGCTCGATCTGGTGGCGCGCCACTTTACCAAGCCTGGAGACGTGATTTTTGTTGACGATCCGTCGTGGTTTCTAATGTTTGGTTCGTTTGCCGCCTTGGGCACCAAAGTCATTGGTATTCCTCGTTTGGCAGATGGTCCGGACATCGTCAAACTGGCTGAGTTGGCTGCAATACATAAACCCAAATTATATGTACTGGTTTCAGTGCTGCACAACCCAACATCGACCTCGATGTCAGCGGCCAAGGCATTTCAGACATTAAAAATTGCCGAAGAACATAACTTTACGATAGTCGAAGACGATATTTATTGCGACATCCATCCTGGTTCTGCAGTTCAGCCGGCGACCAGACTGGCGACTCTCGATCAGCTTAATCGGGTGATTTATCTGGGTGGATTCTCCAAAACATTGTCAGCTAATCTACGCGTAGGTTTCATTGCCACTTCGCATGAGATAGCGCAGCATTTAACTGATCGCAAGATGCTAACAACGCTCACCACGGCTGAGATAGGGGAACGCGTTGTTTATAAAATATTATCCGAAGGACATTATCGCAAACACGCCGACCGTCTGCGAACCAAGCTCGATATTGCTCGCGACAGCACCACGCGGCAGTTGGAAAGGTTAGGAATGACCGTTGATACCATGACTCCCGCCGGGATGTTCATGTGGGTTGACACCGGTTACGATACGAACGTTCTGGCGGAAAAAGCGGCAGCACAGGGCTTTATGTTGGCTCCGGGCGCCTTATTTTCACCCAATCAATTGCCATCGACCCGCATGCGGATCAACGTTGCAGCAATGTCGGACCCGGGGATTTGGCGGTTTCTTGAAAAAGAATGTTGTCGATAA
- a CDS encoding DUF2917 domain-containing protein encodes MKDSHTMDVGDVLAGIALRPCSIRVVAGRVWITREGDIDDYWLSAGQRLAVHPDQLIVLEADSGLCQVEIACVNHRGVLTALLRRFGHALRQPFRPAVGGAT; translated from the coding sequence ATGAAAGATTCCCATACGATGGATGTCGGTGATGTATTGGCCGGTATCGCGCTTCGCCCATGTTCTATTCGGGTGGTCGCCGGGCGTGTGTGGATTACCCGCGAGGGTGATATTGATGACTATTGGCTAAGCGCAGGGCAACGTCTGGCGGTTCATCCTGATCAATTGATTGTTCTAGAAGCAGACTCCGGACTCTGTCAGGTGGAGATCGCTTGCGTCAATCATCGTGGTGTACTGACTGCCTTACTGCGCCGGTTTGGGCACGCCTTACGCCAGCCTTTCCGTCCAGCGGTTGGCGGTGCCACATGA
- a CDS encoding LysE family translocator, protein MESLFPLAVFAFVSSITPGPNNIMLTSSGIMFGFSRSIPHLLGVTVGFCVLLLICGMGIGSLLLALPSMHLILKTLGSGYLLYLAWKLRKMSFKADKDSNARPMSFVSAALFQFANPKAWIMGITSASAFLPLVEPFWLALCLYCLVFAAINLPCVSVWAGAGSVLRRYLAEVLWQRVFCTVMVLLTIYSAISIWL, encoded by the coding sequence ATGGAATCATTGTTTCCGCTGGCTGTATTCGCGTTTGTGTCATCGATTACGCCGGGTCCGAATAACATTATGCTGACATCATCGGGCATCATGTTTGGCTTTTCACGTTCGATTCCCCACTTGCTGGGAGTAACTGTCGGTTTTTGTGTATTGCTACTGATATGTGGAATGGGAATTGGAAGCCTGCTACTAGCACTTCCATCAATGCATTTGATACTGAAAACATTAGGTTCTGGCTATTTACTGTATCTGGCGTGGAAACTGCGCAAAATGTCTTTTAAAGCCGACAAGGACAGTAACGCCCGGCCAATGTCTTTCGTCAGTGCTGCCTTGTTTCAGTTTGCCAATCCAAAAGCCTGGATTATGGGGATCACCAGTGCTTCGGCCTTTTTGCCTTTGGTTGAACCGTTCTGGCTGGCGCTATGCCTGTATTGTCTTGTATTTGCCGCCATTAATCTGCCCTGCGTTAGTGTATGGGCTGGCGCTGGCTCGGTCTTGCGACGCTATCTGGCGGAAGTATTGTGGCAACGTGTTTTTTGTACAGTCATGGTGCTGTTGACAATCTACTCGGCAATTTCAATTTGGCTTTAA
- a CDS encoding RidA family protein, translated as MSVYEKLKALNITLPAIAAPAAAYVMYAQSGKNVFLSGHLAKKEGKVWVGQLGKNTSTEEGKEAARGIAIELISTLETACGGDLTRVKRIVKLMSLVNSTSDFTEQHLVTNGASELLVEVFGEQGKHARSAFGVAQIPLGACVEIELIAEID; from the coding sequence ATGTCTGTATATGAAAAGCTGAAAGCCCTTAATATCACACTGCCTGCGATCGCCGCACCAGCCGCGGCCTATGTTATGTACGCTCAAAGTGGAAAGAATGTTTTCTTATCGGGCCATCTGGCGAAAAAAGAGGGAAAAGTATGGGTCGGTCAGCTAGGTAAGAATACTAGCACTGAAGAAGGCAAAGAAGCGGCACGCGGTATTGCGATCGAATTAATCTCGACACTTGAAACAGCCTGCGGCGGTGACCTGACGCGAGTAAAACGTATCGTCAAATTGATGAGCCTGGTTAATTCCACCAGTGATTTTACCGAACAGCATTTGGTTACAAACGGTGCCTCAGAATTGTTGGTCGAAGTATTTGGCGAGCAAGGCAAGCACGCACGTTCCGCATTTGGAGTGGCTCAGATACCATTGGGCGCTTGCGTTGAAATCGAACTCATTGCAGAAATTGATTAA